The following are encoded in a window of Ferribacterium limneticum genomic DNA:
- a CDS encoding ornithine cyclodeaminase family protein — MALFLSENDVKNLLTVEMALEGVESAHRDLANGLAIDTPRARSRLPQTVLHILQGALPGQGVIGYKAYTSNKSGNRFLVHLFDAATGRLKAVIEADYLGMIRTGAASGLAARWLARPDASVAGVFGSGWQAEGHVRAICAALPLERVKVFSRKADKLQDFCRRLSEATGVAIEPAESAEETVRGSDVIGTVTTAAQPLFDATWLEPGVHINAAGSNSLIRQELSEVAVRRCDLITVDAVPTAQAEAGDLLPLLEKGRIHARQLVELGEVIVGRHAGRTSVEQITLFESQGMAIQDLAVALRVLAAAEAKGLGQTIHME; from the coding sequence GTGGCCTTGTTTCTTTCGGAAAATGACGTAAAAAACCTGTTGACCGTGGAAATGGCGCTCGAGGGTGTCGAGTCGGCGCATCGCGACCTAGCCAACGGTCTGGCCATTGATACGCCGCGGGCGCGCAGTCGTCTGCCGCAGACGGTGCTGCATATCCTGCAGGGTGCCCTCCCGGGGCAAGGCGTGATCGGCTACAAGGCTTATACCAGCAACAAGAGCGGCAACCGTTTTCTGGTCCATTTGTTCGACGCTGCGACGGGGCGTCTCAAGGCCGTTATCGAGGCCGACTATCTGGGCATGATTCGAACTGGCGCGGCGAGCGGCCTTGCGGCTCGCTGGCTGGCGCGGCCTGACGCGAGCGTGGCTGGCGTGTTTGGATCAGGCTGGCAGGCCGAAGGCCATGTCCGGGCAATCTGCGCCGCCCTGCCGCTGGAGCGCGTCAAGGTGTTCAGCCGCAAGGCCGACAAGCTGCAGGATTTCTGCCGGCGCCTGAGCGAAGCGACCGGTGTCGCTATCGAGCCGGCCGAAAGCGCCGAAGAAACCGTGCGCGGCAGTGATGTCATCGGGACGGTGACGACGGCGGCGCAGCCTTTGTTCGACGCCACATGGCTGGAGCCCGGGGTCCATATTAATGCTGCCGGTTCCAATTCGCTGATTCGTCAGGAATTGTCCGAGGTGGCAGTCAGGCGCTGTGATCTGATTACTGTCGATGCTGTTCCGACGGCGCAGGCCGAGGCAGGCGATCTGTTGCCTTTGCTGGAGAAAGGCCGTATCCACGCCCGACAGTTGGTGGAACTGGGCGAGGTGATTGTCGGGCGCCATGCCGGACGGACATCGGTAGAGCAGATCACGCTGTTTGAGTCGCAGGGGATGGCCATTCAGGACCTCGCCGTGGCGCTGCGGGTATTGGCCGCAGCCGAAGCAAAAGGCTTGGGCCAGACTATCCACATGGAATGA
- a CDS encoding TerC family protein, translated as MELDLTSAVFWVAVGQIILIDIVLSGDNAVVIALACRNLSPEQRRAGIFWGVAGAVTLRVVLTVFAALVMNLPWLKLVGGVLLVWIAVKLMLPEDEEGHDIESSANLWGAVKTIVVADFVMSLDNVIAVAGAAHGSLALLLFGLAVSIPLIVWSSQLILHWMERFPSIVLLGAALLGYVAGQMIFSDPGVTAILPQLPDWSAKVAGIVGALLVVIVGRWLEKRILARQDVTIV; from the coding sequence ATGGAACTTGATTTAACTTCTGCCGTTTTCTGGGTCGCTGTCGGCCAGATCATCCTGATCGACATCGTGCTCTCCGGCGACAACGCCGTGGTCATCGCGCTGGCCTGCCGCAATCTTTCCCCCGAACAGCGCCGTGCCGGGATTTTCTGGGGCGTGGCTGGCGCCGTCACCCTGCGCGTTGTGCTCACGGTGTTTGCCGCGCTGGTCATGAACCTGCCGTGGCTCAAGCTCGTTGGTGGTGTTTTGCTGGTCTGGATCGCCGTCAAGCTCATGCTGCCCGAGGACGAGGAGGGACATGACATCGAGTCTTCGGCGAATCTTTGGGGTGCGGTGAAAACCATCGTCGTGGCCGATTTCGTGATGAGCCTGGACAACGTGATTGCTGTTGCCGGGGCCGCCCATGGCAGTCTGGCGCTGCTACTTTTTGGGCTGGCCGTCAGTATTCCGCTGATTGTCTGGTCGAGCCAGCTGATCCTGCACTGGATGGAGCGTTTCCCATCCATCGTTCTGTTGGGCGCTGCGCTACTCGGCTACGTTGCCGGACAAATGATTTTTTCCGATCCAGGCGTCACTGCCATCCTGCCGCAGTTGCCGGATTGGTCGGCCAAGGTGGCCGGAATTGTCGGTGCGCTACTGGTTGTTATCGTCGGTCGCTGGCTGGAAAAACGGATTCTCGCCCGCCAGGACGTCACTATCGTATAG
- the sucD gene encoding succinate--CoA ligase subunit alpha has translation MSIFINKNTRIITQGITGKTGQFHTEKCQEYANGKECFVAGVNPKKAGESIFNIPIYASVKEAAAETGATVSVIYVPPPGAAAAIWEAVEADLDLAICITEGIPVRDMLILRNKMKAKEAAGGKKTLLLGPNCPGLITPDEVKIGIMPGHIHRKGRIGVVSRSGTLTYEAVGQLTEIGLGQSSAVGIGGDPINGLKHIDVMKAFNDDPDTDAVIMIGEIGGPDEAEAAQWCKANMKKPIVGFIAGVTAPAGKRMGHAGALISGGADTADAKLAIMEECGFTVTRNPSEMAKLLKALL, from the coding sequence ATGTCCATTTTCATCAATAAAAATACCCGCATCATCACCCAGGGCATCACCGGCAAGACCGGCCAGTTCCATACGGAAAAGTGCCAGGAATACGCCAACGGCAAAGAGTGCTTCGTTGCCGGCGTGAACCCGAAGAAGGCCGGCGAGTCGATCTTCAACATTCCCATCTACGCCTCCGTCAAGGAAGCCGCAGCCGAAACCGGTGCCACCGTTTCCGTCATCTACGTGCCGCCCCCGGGTGCAGCCGCTGCGATCTGGGAAGCCGTTGAGGCCGACCTCGATCTGGCCATCTGTATCACCGAAGGCATCCCTGTCCGCGACATGCTCATCCTGCGCAACAAGATGAAGGCCAAGGAAGCTGCCGGCGGCAAGAAGACCCTGCTGCTCGGCCCGAACTGCCCCGGCCTGATCACCCCGGACGAAGTGAAGATCGGCATCATGCCGGGTCACATCCACCGCAAGGGTCGCATCGGCGTCGTTTCGCGTTCCGGCACCCTGACCTACGAAGCCGTTGGCCAGCTGACCGAAATCGGTCTCGGCCAGTCGTCTGCCGTCGGTATCGGTGGTGACCCGATCAACGGTCTGAAGCACATCGACGTCATGAAGGCTTTCAACGACGATCCGGATACCGACGCCGTCATCATGATCGGTGAAATCGGCGGTCCTGACGAAGCCGAAGCCGCCCAGTGGTGCAAGGCCAACATGAAGAAGCCGATCGTCGGCTTCATCGCTGGTGTTACCGCCCCGGCTGGCAAGCGCATGGGTCATGCCGGTGCGTTGATCTCCGGCGGTGCCGACACCGCTGATGCTAAGCTTGCCATCATGGAAGAGTGTGGTTTCACCGTGACGCGCAACCCGTCCGAAATGGCCAAGCTGCTCAAGGCCTTGCTGTAA
- the sucC gene encoding ADP-forming succinate--CoA ligase subunit beta, producing the protein MKIHEYQGKQLLKKFGVTVPRGIHCTTVDDAVKAAETLGGKVWVVKAQIHAGGRGKGGGVKVATSLEKVREYANQILGMQLITHQTGPEGQKVRHLLIEEGADIQHEYYVAALTDRATQSVAIMASYEGGMDIEEVAHKTPEKIVKVFVNPLVGLTDEQGMTLAKGMGMNEASIPQCIDTLKKLYTCYMETDASLAEINPLIHEADGTVKAIDAKFNFDSNALYRQEEIVAMRDLDEEDADEIEASKFDLAYISLDGNIGCLVNGAGLAMATMDTIKLFGAEPANFLDVGGGATTEKVTEAFKIMLKNPKVKGILVNIFGGIMKCDTIATGVVAAARETHLSVPLVVRMKGTNEDLGKKILKDSGLPIISADSMAEAATKIVAAVK; encoded by the coding sequence ATGAAAATTCACGAATATCAGGGCAAACAACTCCTGAAAAAATTCGGCGTTACGGTTCCGCGCGGGATTCACTGCACGACCGTCGATGACGCAGTCAAGGCAGCTGAAACCCTGGGCGGCAAGGTCTGGGTCGTCAAAGCCCAGATTCACGCTGGTGGCCGTGGCAAAGGCGGTGGTGTCAAGGTCGCAACTTCGCTGGAAAAAGTGCGCGAGTACGCCAACCAGATCCTCGGCATGCAGCTGATCACGCATCAAACCGGTCCGGAAGGCCAGAAGGTTCGTCACCTGTTGATCGAAGAAGGTGCCGACATCCAGCACGAGTACTACGTTGCAGCGCTGACTGATCGCGCCACGCAGTCCGTCGCCATCATGGCCTCCTACGAAGGCGGCATGGACATCGAAGAAGTCGCCCACAAGACTCCGGAAAAGATCGTCAAGGTTTTCGTCAATCCGCTGGTCGGCCTGACCGACGAGCAGGGCATGACCCTGGCCAAGGGCATGGGCATGAACGAAGCCTCGATTCCGCAGTGCATCGACACGCTCAAGAAGCTCTACACCTGCTACATGGAAACGGATGCTTCGCTGGCCGAAATCAATCCGCTGATCCACGAAGCCGACGGTACCGTCAAGGCCATCGACGCCAAGTTCAACTTCGACTCGAACGCCCTCTACCGTCAGGAAGAGATCGTCGCCATGCGCGACCTCGACGAAGAAGATGCTGACGAAATCGAAGCTTCCAAGTTCGATCTGGCCTACATCTCCCTCGATGGCAACATCGGTTGTCTGGTGAACGGTGCCGGTCTGGCCATGGCCACCATGGACACCATCAAGCTGTTCGGCGCCGAACCGGCCAACTTCCTCGACGTCGGCGGTGGCGCCACGACCGAGAAGGTGACCGAAGCGTTCAAGATCATGCTCAAGAACCCCAAGGTCAAGGGCATCCTGGTCAACATCTTCGGCGGCATCATGAAGTGCGACACTATCGCTACCGGCGTCGTTGCTGCCGCTCGCGAAACCCACCTCAGCGTGCCGTTGGTCGTGCGCATGAAGGGTACCAATGAAGATTTGGGCAAGAAGATCCTGAAGGATTCCGGTCTGCCGATCATCTCTGCCGATTCCATGGCCGAAGCCGCCACCAAGATCGTTGCTGCGGTCAAGTAA
- a CDS encoding MATE family efflux transporter, with product MFRAAARGLIAHALPILIAQLSSIGMMVVDTAVLGHVSSLDLAAVAIGGGIHVSVVFALVGILQAVSPVVAHLHGAGRDDEVAGVLQQGFWLAILLAVPGILFLTHPGAVLGMADMDAAVEAKVRQYLALLAWSLPAALFYRTFWAFCNALGKPRVLMGIGLFSLALHALLAWGFALQGWLGEPLGVAGCALSNILIGWLACISGAAYLAFGPLGRRYRPFSDWQLPNWTAWRELLRIGVPMGLSNLVEITSFTLIALFVASLGATVVAGHRIVANLSALIYMMPLSLGIATMAAVGQAVGAHDGARARVTIRAGLILAGASSTAVGLLLWLSAEPLVAAYTDDPALRTVALSLIIYVAIYQFFDALQTIAGHALRAYRVTFVPMLVQIFCFWGIGLLGGAWLCYRWPTPLGVAGFWLAAALSLLLAAAMLLPLLRKVMLATESTP from the coding sequence ATGTTTCGCGCCGCCGCGCGTGGCCTGATTGCCCACGCCCTCCCCATTCTGATCGCCCAGTTGTCCTCCATCGGCATGATGGTGGTCGACACTGCCGTGCTCGGCCATGTCAGCTCGCTCGATCTGGCCGCCGTGGCAATTGGCGGCGGCATCCACGTTTCGGTCGTCTTCGCGCTGGTCGGCATTCTGCAAGCGGTGTCGCCGGTCGTCGCCCACCTGCATGGCGCCGGGCGCGATGACGAGGTGGCTGGTGTTCTCCAGCAGGGTTTCTGGCTTGCCATATTGCTCGCCGTGCCGGGCATCCTGTTCCTGACCCATCCCGGCGCCGTGCTCGGCATGGCGGACATGGATGCGGCAGTCGAAGCCAAGGTCCGCCAATATCTCGCCCTGCTCGCCTGGAGCCTGCCGGCGGCACTGTTCTACCGGACGTTCTGGGCTTTCTGCAATGCGCTGGGCAAGCCGCGCGTGCTGATGGGCATCGGGTTGTTCAGCTTGGCGCTGCATGCGCTGCTGGCTTGGGGTTTTGCCCTGCAGGGCTGGCTCGGTGAACCGCTCGGCGTCGCCGGCTGTGCGCTATCCAATATTCTGATCGGCTGGCTGGCCTGCATCAGCGGCGCCGCCTATCTGGCTTTCGGGCCGCTCGGCCGACGTTATCGGCCATTTTCCGACTGGCAGTTGCCGAACTGGACCGCCTGGCGCGAACTGCTGCGCATTGGGGTGCCGATGGGTTTGTCCAATCTGGTCGAAATCACCTCGTTCACGCTGATCGCGCTGTTCGTCGCCTCGCTCGGGGCGACGGTGGTGGCTGGCCATCGCATCGTCGCCAACCTGTCGGCGCTGATCTACATGATGCCGCTGTCGCTTGGCATCGCCACCATGGCCGCCGTTGGTCAGGCGGTCGGCGCCCACGATGGGGCGCGGGCGAGGGTGACGATCCGCGCCGGGCTGATCCTGGCCGGCGCCTCGTCGACCGCCGTCGGTCTCCTGCTCTGGCTCAGCGCCGAACCGCTGGTCGCCGCTTATACCGACGACCCGGCCTTGCGCACCGTGGCCCTTAGCCTGATCATCTATGTTGCCATCTATCAGTTTTTCGATGCGCTGCAGACCATTGCCGGCCACGCCTTGCGGGCCTATCGGGTGACTTTCGTGCCGATGCTGGTGCAGATTTTCTGCTTCTGGGGTATCGGTCTGCTCGGCGGCGCCTGGCTCTGTTATCGCTGGCCAACGCCACTTGGCGTTGCCGGCTTCTGGCTGGCCGCCGCACTCAGTCTGCTGCTCGCCGCGGCGATGTTGCTGCCCTTGTTGCGCAAGGTGATGCTGGCCACGGAATCAACGCCATAA
- the paaK gene encoding phenylacetate--CoA ligase PaaK — translation MSLGLHAIENASRDEIVALQTERLKWTLNHVYHNVPYYKAKFDAAGVHPDDLKSLADLSKFPFTTKQDLRDNYPYNMFAVPREKVARIHASSGTTGKPTVVGYTLKDIGTWADLIARSIYASGGRPGDIVHVAYGYGLFTGGLGAHYGAEKLGCTVIPMSGGQTEKQVQLICDFKPNIIMVTPSYMLNIADEFRRQGIDPRSTNLRIGIHGAEPWTDAMRGEIEKAFAIDAIDIYGLSEVIGPGVANECAESKDGPVIWEDHFYPEIIDPVTGEVLPEGSQGELVFTSLTKEAMPVIRYRTRDLTRLLAPTSRSMRRIGKITGRSDDMLIIRGVNVFPSQIEELILKQPKLSPHYVIEVSRDGHLDTMKVNVELKREFQFASGAEKEFVAHDLQHHIKSYIGISAKIDIVEEGGVERSIGKARRVIDKRPK, via the coding sequence ATGAGCCTGGGCCTGCACGCCATAGAAAACGCCAGCCGCGACGAAATCGTCGCCCTGCAAACGGAGCGCCTGAAGTGGACGCTGAACCACGTTTACCACAACGTGCCGTATTACAAAGCCAAGTTCGACGCCGCCGGCGTCCATCCTGATGACCTCAAATCGCTGGCTGATCTCAGCAAGTTTCCGTTCACCACCAAGCAGGATCTGCGCGACAACTACCCGTACAACATGTTCGCCGTGCCACGGGAAAAAGTGGCGCGGATTCACGCCTCGAGCGGCACGACCGGCAAGCCGACCGTCGTCGGCTACACCCTGAAGGACATCGGCACCTGGGCCGACCTGATCGCCCGCTCAATCTACGCTTCGGGCGGCCGGCCCGGCGATATCGTCCATGTCGCCTACGGCTACGGCCTGTTTACCGGCGGCCTGGGCGCCCATTACGGCGCCGAGAAGCTCGGCTGCACGGTGATCCCGATGTCCGGCGGGCAGACCGAAAAACAGGTCCAGCTGATCTGCGACTTCAAGCCGAACATCATCATGGTCACGCCCTCCTACATGCTCAACATCGCCGACGAATTCCGTCGCCAGGGCATCGACCCGCGCAGCACCAACCTGCGCATCGGCATCCACGGCGCCGAGCCATGGACCGATGCCATGCGCGGCGAGATCGAAAAGGCCTTCGCCATTGACGCCATCGACATCTACGGCCTGTCCGAAGTCATCGGCCCGGGCGTCGCCAACGAATGCGCCGAAAGCAAGGACGGCCCGGTCATCTGGGAAGACCATTTCTATCCGGAAATCATCGACCCGGTGACCGGCGAAGTGCTGCCCGAAGGCAGCCAGGGCGAACTGGTGTTCACCTCGCTGACCAAGGAAGCAATGCCGGTCATCCGCTACCGCACACGCGACCTGACCCGCCTGCTGGCACCGACCTCGCGCAGCATGCGCCGCATCGGCAAGATCACCGGCCGCTCGGACGACATGCTGATCATCCGCGGCGTCAATGTCTTCCCTTCGCAAATCGAGGAACTGATCCTCAAGCAGCCCAAGCTGTCGCCGCATTACGTCATCGAAGTCAGCCGCGATGGCCATCTCGACACAATGAAGGTCAATGTCGAACTGAAGCGCGAGTTCCAGTTTGCCAGCGGCGCCGAGAAGGAATTCGTGGCGCACGACCTGCAGCACCACATCAAGTCCTACATCGGCATTTCGGCCAAGATCGACATCGTCGAAGAAGGCGGCGTCGAGCGTTCGATCGGCAAGGCCCGCCGGGTCATCGACAAGCGGCCGAAGTAG
- a CDS encoding fumarylacetoacetate hydrolase family protein has translation MSLVFPPHPVATLPVVGSGQRFPVRRIFCVGRNYADHAREMGALDQAEGREPPFFFTKPGDAVVGGEGEISVAYPPQTNNLHHEVEMVVALGAGGANVTVDAAIGLIFGYAVGLDLTRRDMQAKAKEKSHPWDMSKGFDQSAVAGAIRPVALCGHPAAGRIWLTVNGQPRQDGDLSAMMWKVAEIVANLSTLVRLEAGDLIYTGTPAGVGPIVRGDVLDGGVDGVGTLRARIV, from the coding sequence ATGAGCCTTGTCTTTCCTCCGCATCCAGTCGCTACCTTGCCGGTTGTCGGGAGCGGGCAGCGCTTTCCGGTCCGCCGGATATTTTGTGTCGGCCGCAACTATGCCGACCACGCCCGCGAGATGGGCGCGCTCGATCAGGCCGAGGGGCGTGAGCCGCCGTTTTTCTTCACCAAGCCGGGCGATGCCGTAGTCGGCGGCGAGGGCGAAATCAGCGTGGCCTATCCGCCGCAGACGAACAACCTGCATCACGAGGTCGAAATGGTTGTTGCCCTGGGGGCCGGCGGCGCCAATGTGACGGTCGACGCGGCAATTGGCCTGATTTTCGGCTACGCCGTCGGCCTCGACCTGACGCGTCGCGATATGCAGGCGAAAGCCAAGGAAAAGAGCCATCCCTGGGACATGAGCAAAGGTTTCGACCAGTCGGCCGTGGCCGGGGCGATCCGCCCGGTGGCGCTGTGCGGTCACCCGGCGGCCGGCCGCATCTGGCTGACGGTGAACGGTCAGCCTCGGCAGGATGGCGACCTGTCGGCCATGATGTGGAAGGTGGCGGAGATTGTCGCCAACCTGTCGACGCTGGTTCGCCTCGAAGCCGGTGACCTGATCTACACCGGCACGCCGGCCGGGGTTGGGCCGATTGTTCGAGGGGATGTGCTGGACGGGGGCGTGGACGGCGTTGGAACGCTGCGCGCCCGCATTGTTTAA
- a CDS encoding type IV pilus assembly protein FimV — MIVLRLLRHGLLSAAIFSGSASAVGLGEITLHSRIGEALRADIPVISGGESLNAACFSLGPVPGADFPVITAARTRLVRIGPDYRLILTGSKAIDEPVVVISLRAGCGMDLQREYVLLPAPPLSTANDIEPPLTVASPAPREMPRSRAPAERFSERWAADSDAPPQPAAKPRPPRTAPNAATKPKKPLPRETLAGIASGKDRIILGAALDDLPPPGAGDPLVPVNELDERLLKMETTLHLLNQEVDKLSTAVTLGAESRAVREKLQDMQAQQATPGILPSVQAATPQAPARAKSNYDDWLELLFGLLLGGSVSAGVAHLVSRRHDKLHSFAASPPRIAKPRRPATV; from the coding sequence ATGATCGTTTTACGACTGCTGCGCCACGGACTGCTAAGTGCGGCGATATTCTCAGGCTCGGCCAGCGCCGTCGGACTCGGCGAAATCACCCTCCATTCGCGCATCGGCGAGGCCCTGCGCGCCGACATCCCGGTCATCTCCGGCGGAGAATCCCTCAATGCGGCCTGTTTCTCTCTCGGCCCCGTTCCCGGCGCCGACTTTCCGGTCATCACCGCCGCCCGGACGCGACTGGTTCGGATCGGCCCGGATTACCGCCTGATCCTCACCGGCAGCAAGGCTATCGACGAACCGGTCGTCGTCATCAGCCTGCGCGCCGGGTGCGGCATGGATCTGCAACGCGAATACGTGCTGTTGCCAGCACCGCCATTGAGCACCGCCAACGACATCGAGCCGCCACTGACAGTGGCCAGCCCGGCCCCGCGCGAAATGCCGCGTAGTCGCGCCCCGGCAGAACGTTTCAGCGAACGCTGGGCGGCCGACAGCGATGCACCCCCGCAGCCGGCAGCCAAACCCCGCCCGCCTCGCACCGCGCCAAACGCAGCGACCAAGCCAAAGAAGCCGCTACCACGCGAAACGCTGGCTGGAATTGCCAGCGGCAAGGACAGGATTATCCTCGGTGCGGCGCTCGACGACCTGCCGCCGCCCGGCGCCGGCGACCCGCTTGTCCCGGTCAACGAACTCGACGAGCGCCTGCTCAAGATGGAAACGACGCTGCATCTGCTCAACCAGGAAGTCGACAAGCTGAGCACGGCCGTGACCCTGGGTGCCGAATCCCGAGCGGTACGGGAAAAACTGCAGGACATGCAGGCGCAACAGGCAACACCGGGCATCCTGCCCAGTGTCCAAGCCGCCACGCCGCAAGCCCCGGCCCGCGCCAAGTCCAACTACGATGATTGGCTCGAACTGCTGTTCGGCCTCCTGCTCGGCGGCAGCGTTTCAGCCGGCGTCGCCCATCTGGTTAGCCGCCGGCACGACAAATTACACAGCTTCGCTGCCTCGCCGCCGCGCATCGCCAAACCCCGCCGTCCGGCAACGGTTTAA
- a CDS encoding Nif3-like dinuclear metal center hexameric protein: protein MKREELLTYLDGLLMPGKFRDYCPNGLQVEGSSEITRIVAGVTASQALLDAAVARQADAIVVHHGYFWKGEDGRVTGIRRKRLATLLANDINLLAYHLPLDAHPELGNNAQLASRLGWIADGRFGEQDIAWLGRLAEPCDLAALVAKVAAVLGRQPLVIGDGTRPIRRIAWCSGGAQDYFEQAIALGVDAFMSGEISEQTVHLARESGVAYLAAGHHATERYGVQALAGHLAQQFGISCEFVDVDNPV from the coding sequence ATGAAGCGTGAAGAATTGTTGACTTATCTGGACGGGCTGTTGATGCCCGGAAAGTTCCGGGATTATTGCCCAAACGGCCTGCAAGTGGAAGGCAGTTCGGAGATCACCCGCATCGTGGCCGGCGTCACGGCCAGTCAGGCGCTGCTCGATGCCGCCGTCGCCCGTCAGGCCGATGCCATCGTGGTGCACCACGGCTATTTCTGGAAAGGCGAGGATGGTCGCGTCACCGGCATCCGCCGCAAGCGGCTGGCGACGCTGCTGGCCAACGATATCAACCTGCTGGCCTACCACCTGCCGCTCGATGCGCACCCGGAGCTCGGCAACAACGCCCAGTTGGCGAGCCGGCTCGGCTGGATCGCTGATGGCCGTTTCGGCGAGCAGGATATTGCCTGGCTGGGAAGGCTGGCCGAGCCATGTGACCTAGCGGCACTGGTGGCGAAAGTGGCGGCTGTTCTCGGGCGGCAACCGCTGGTCATCGGTGACGGCACGCGGCCGATTCGGCGGATTGCCTGGTGCTCAGGTGGGGCGCAAGACTATTTCGAGCAGGCTATCGCGCTCGGCGTCGATGCCTTCATGTCCGGTGAAATCTCCGAACAGACCGTGCACCTGGCCCGTGAGAGCGGGGTTGCCTATCTGGCGGCCGGGCATCATGCCACCGAGCGCTACGGGGTGCAGGCGCTGGCCGGGCATCTGGCGCAGCAGTTTGGTATCAGCTGCGAATTCGTTGATGTGGATAACCCGGTCTAG
- a CDS encoding Do family serine endopeptidase has product MQRLWLIFAQTVTVALAILFVVTTLKPEWLPQRQAVLAVQEAPSGSDDDKVAPTGSYRDAARAALPSVVHIYTTQEIKQQRHPLFDDPIFRHFFGERPEGQPQRNSGLGSGVIVSPNGYILTNYHVIDGADDIQVSLNDSKTYKAKIVGSDPESDLAILQIKADKLPAITFGQLDNLRVGDVVLAIGNPFGVGQTVTMGIVSALGRSHLGINTFENFIQTDAAINPGNSGGALIDVNGNLVGINSAIYSRTGGSLGIGFAIPVSSARSIMEQIIRTGAVTRGWIGVEAQEITPELAESFGLPDNEGALIAGVVRGSPADTAGIRPGDVLLSVGGKAVKDPQVMLDLIAALTPDDRSAFRLRRDKTIVEVQVKIGKRPAMRAEKE; this is encoded by the coding sequence ATGCAGAGGTTGTGGCTGATTTTTGCACAAACGGTCACCGTTGCGCTGGCCATTCTGTTCGTCGTCACCACGCTGAAACCGGAGTGGCTGCCGCAACGGCAGGCGGTCCTTGCCGTGCAGGAAGCGCCGTCCGGCAGTGACGACGACAAAGTCGCGCCGACCGGCTCGTATCGCGACGCCGCCCGCGCCGCGCTGCCTTCGGTTGTGCACATCTACACTACGCAGGAAATCAAGCAGCAACGCCACCCACTGTTCGACGACCCGATTTTCCGCCACTTTTTCGGCGAGCGCCCGGAAGGCCAGCCGCAGCGCAACTCCGGCCTCGGCTCCGGCGTCATCGTCAGCCCGAACGGCTACATCCTGACCAATTACCACGTCATCGACGGAGCCGACGACATCCAGGTTTCGCTCAACGACAGCAAGACCTACAAGGCCAAGATCGTCGGCAGCGACCCGGAATCCGACCTCGCCATCCTGCAGATCAAGGCCGACAAGTTGCCGGCCATCACCTTCGGCCAGCTCGACAACCTGCGCGTCGGCGACGTCGTGCTCGCCATCGGCAATCCCTTCGGCGTCGGTCAGACGGTGACCATGGGCATCGTTTCGGCCCTCGGCCGCTCACATCTCGGCATCAACACCTTCGAGAACTTCATCCAGACCGACGCCGCGATCAATCCCGGCAACTCCGGCGGCGCGCTGATTGACGTCAACGGCAACCTGGTCGGCATCAATTCCGCCATTTACTCGCGTACCGGCGGCTCGCTCGGCATCGGCTTCGCCATCCCGGTATCCAGCGCCCGCAGCATCATGGAGCAGATCATCCGCACCGGCGCCGTGACGCGCGGCTGGATCGGCGTCGAAGCCCAGGAAATCACGCCCGAACTGGCCGAATCCTTTGGCCTGCCGGACAACGAAGGCGCCCTGATCGCCGGCGTCGTGCGCGGCAGCCCGGCCGACACGGCCGGCATCCGTCCGGGCGATGTCCTGCTCTCGGTTGGCGGCAAGGCCGTCAAGGACCCGCAGGTCATGCTCGATCTTATTGCCGCACTGACGCCGGACGACCGCTCGGCTTTCCGCCTGCGCCGCGACAAGACCATCGTTGAAGTCCAGGTGAAGATCGGCAAACGCCCGGCCATGCGCGCCGAAAAAGAGTAA